The Chloroflexota bacterium genome has a window encoding:
- a CDS encoding sugar phosphate isomerase/epimerase, producing MKIALDPYMLRERPFAEVCRIAADIGYDSIELSPRPDFIPFFTHPRADWAKVAEFRTALSDTGMQLASILPLYRWSSPDEDERLAAVRYWKRAIQLSVDVGCSTMNSEFNGRPEQAARSEAQFWRSMEELLPIFEREGIRLNLEAHPDDFIERNTEAVDLVRGIDSPLVRYVFCAPHTYYLGDDIAAMIEYSAPVLAQVHIADVLNHRASSGLRYIVNPPGSTARVHQHLDIGQGEVDFEACFGALRRVGFDGILTSCVFAWEERAVESWRFMFERIRHYLGAEATKG from the coding sequence GTGAAGATCGCGCTCGATCCGTACATGCTGCGCGAACGCCCGTTCGCGGAGGTCTGCCGGATCGCGGCGGACATCGGCTACGACTCGATCGAGCTGTCGCCGCGGCCCGATTTCATCCCGTTCTTCACCCACCCCCGGGCGGACTGGGCCAAGGTCGCCGAGTTCCGGACGGCGCTCTCCGACACCGGGATGCAGCTCGCCTCGATCCTGCCCCTGTATCGCTGGTCCAGCCCGGACGAGGATGAGCGGCTGGCTGCCGTCCGCTACTGGAAGCGTGCCATCCAGCTCAGTGTCGACGTCGGCTGCAGCACGATGAACTCCGAGTTCAACGGGCGCCCGGAGCAGGCGGCGCGCAGCGAAGCCCAGTTCTGGCGCTCGATGGAGGAGCTCCTGCCGATCTTCGAGCGCGAGGGCATCCGCCTGAACCTCGAAGCCCACCCGGATGACTTCATCGAGCGCAACACGGAGGCGGTCGACCTGGTTCGCGGGATCGATTCACCGCTGGTCCGGTACGTCTTCTGCGCCCCGCACACCTACTACCTGGGCGACGACATCGCGGCGATGATCGAGTATTCGGCGCCCGTCCTCGCTCAGGTCCACATCGCCGACGTCCTCAACCATCGAGCCTCGTCCGGCCTCCGGTACATCGTGAACCCACCAGGGTCCACGGCCCGGGTCCACCAGCACCTGGACATCGGTCAGGGCGAGGTGGATTTCGAAGCCTGCTTCGGCGCCCTCCGCCGGGTCGGTTTCGACGGCATCCTGACCAGCTGCGTCTTTGCCTGGGAGGAGCGTGCCGTCGAATCGTGGCGTTTCATGTTCGAGCGGATCAGGCATTACCTCGGCGCCGAGGCGACGAAAGGCTGA